The nucleotide window GTTTCTAAAAGAACCAAAAACAATAATtgttgaaataaaatttaaatttaaatcactgATTACCACTATTTGCAAATTTTGTATTTCAGACAACCTATTTGAGAGCAGGTAAGTGTGACAGGAAGTCCTCGTGGAAGGAGCTGACAGTTCATAGAATCTCTCCAATTTCTTCTTACAGCTCTTTCCAAACTTTCTTCCAACTGTCTCTCCTATTTGCCACGTTTCCTGGCTCCACCACAACTATCCTTATTCCTCATTATCGTGTAAAAAAACAGTTCACATAGACACATATGAATTATAAGGGATTGGATATGCAGATAGTAAATTTCGAGTTGTATTATATGTaaggataaaactataacattCTAATATATAAGGTGGACTTAGTTCAGAAAATAAAACCAAAGATGTGGATTtaaaaagatgatgatgaacaaGGATGGTCGTGCGTACGTGTGTCTATGAAAGATGCTCTGCAATGAGCTCATCTCATGATGTAGTCCTTTACAGCATGTATATGTCTTTTAGTTTTAGCTATATGCATTGCATATAggtcaaataaaaagaaacaatcCACAATgtgtaacaaaaaaagaaagacctAACATACAAAATTCAGATAACTAAAAAACAGGAGAAATCTCAATGCTTAGAAGTATTAGTGTATTAGTGTATAATATTCCATCTATGTacgttaaaattttaaaataattatatatatatatatatacatatatctaaTATCATGAAGGTATGCTAAGAGAATATAAAGAGAGAATAATAACAATTTAGCAAGAGCGTCCAATATAACTGTTTTTTATTAGCAAGAGTCGTCTCATATAATCTAAGAATACGAAATTTGGATTATACACCAACGACTAACGTCGCTTGAAACCGCATATATGATGGAATAAGTTAAATATTGCACTAGACACTAAATTTGGATGATTAAATAAGGAGGATGACAACATGATCTTTCTGATTTATAATTGTAGTTCCAAAGTCGTAAACATTGAGGATGAGAAATCGTCAAAGTGATCTACCCAAAAGTCAAGAGCCTCTTcgtcaatatttttatttatttctactCATGGTTTGGTGGAAAGAATAATGGACTTCCACTAATCATGAAAACTCATTACAAAATCTGTTTGGCTTAGTCACTAAATAAATACTTGATATTTGATACACAAACAACACATACACTCCACATCAATTTGACAATATGAATGAGTGCAGCAGCTAATAtagtttatttaaataataacatCGGGTTGTCAGTTAGCTATGCATGtcgttttttataaatatatacctAAATCAGATGATAGGATCAGGAATTATGCCCCATAATTATATTGTAATTAAATCAGAGACTTTAGAACTACAGAATTGTATGAAAAAGATATAAGGAACAGAAAGAATGTAATTCTAAAATCCAGACTGTTCTTGTTCGTCTGTTCATAGCTTTCCAGTAAGCTGATGATTAAAGAGAAGGTTAAGTACATGTTAGCATGTGAGTATAAGGAATAAGTTCCATTAttcaatattttctatatacaaatgcatttaaattaatattgtaCAAATAGTATATACTAATTTTAGTGTGAAGAACTTGATCATCAGTAGAATTGTGCTACACGAAACCTACAGAGACGAGCAGGAGGAAGAGAACAAGAGACCAACTCAAAAGAGAACATGGgaaaagataaaaacaaaatactgTATTAAACAACTGTAATTTGACATGATCCGCATATTATTAAATGTACTTTAGTGATTTAAGGAATATTATCATAGATATTTCCCTAATCACCTAATATCTTAAcgacatatataaaataactaCATAATCATATTGTATCTTTTATTTCCTTTTAAATCCTGGTATGATAATGTAAACTCAGTATGAACATTattagtttactaatattatcaTAAAAAGAATTGAGATTCTTTAAAATCTACAAATTGATTAAACTAGTTAAACATTAACAGAAATAATCAATTACACTATCTGGTAAGCAATAAGTACCTTGTTATTTTGAGATTTAGCATAGTTAATAGAGAattaaaactatattaaaatgatcaaatacGCAAGAAGAACGTCGCTATAATAGAAAAGAAGTggtatctaattatataatagagaaggaaagttgtggaGGAGCTATAATGATAAAACCTGGCAAATTAGACAGCCAAGACATACTCAAGTGCTGCCTTGTCACATCTTTTTCCTTCTTCTTACAAAACCCTCCAATCCCAATTCTAACATCTCAAAACAATCTTGTTCCTTCTCTCTctacatctctctctctctctctccctctctgtTTGCGTAGGGTCGGACCCAATACGACACTGGATCAAGGGTTGCGGATTGCAACCTTTTGATTGGTCTCACTTCTCTTTGCCCAATCAAAAACATCATTTGATGATATAAAGAAGCCAACTCTGTCCACTGCAAATCCCTTTCCTTTCTTTTCTATTCCTCTTCATTTCTTtccatattaaatttattttttcaaatttatttgttttgttggtGCTGTATGATCAACATCATCATCGGAAAACACCATATTATTTGTTATTAAATTCTAATAACTATTTGAAACAAATGTCTCAAACTAGCTATTACCGATCACCGTTCGGAGACACGACTTACACCAAAGTCTTTGTTGGAGGATTAGCATGGGAAACTCCCACCGAAGAGATGCGTCGTTACTTCGATCAATTCGGAGAGATTCTTGAAGCAGTCATCATCACCGATAAAAATACTGGCAAATCTAAAGGCTACGGTTTCGTAAGCTCTTGGTTTTCTCTAACTTTCTTAGACTCAAGAActctatttaaataattattattttttgtatttttccaATCGTTATTTAGGTCACGTTTCGAGAGGCGGACTCTGCGACGAGAGCCGTGGCTGAGCCAAACCCGGTGATCGACGGAAGAAAAGCAAATTGTAACATTGCTTCTTTTGGACGGCCTCGACCATCGCCACCTCGAGGTTTGTTTATAAACTTAAAACTATAACcgtaaatctatattttttgttcattccGGAGGTGGAGGATTATCtttaatatttgataataatattaaaatgggTTGGTACGTTATCAAGAGAATATTTTATCTTGTTCTTGTTGTCTTTTATCGTGTAACGTTAACGAGATTAGCTGTAATCGTTGGAGTTATAGAATAAGTACATTGTTCAATGATGTTTTGAGGATaccaacatttttaaaaattattagaaaacaCATCATAGAATTGCTAATTTTGAATCATAAAGTACTAATGTAAAAGTTCCataatagatttttattttattttgtgttctCTTTCACTATAGGTCGAGGACAAACAGGAAGTCCGAGTCAGTACCAAAGTGGAGGACCATCAGCCTATACTGGGATGGCTTCACCACTGCCACCGGCTGCAGCTGGCCACCAGCTCATGTACCCGTCCTATGGgtgagctatatatatatatttccactgGCTCCAATTATTGTGAAGCTCGTGTATTCAGTTTAGGAGAGAtcaattataaatgttttgcaTAGATAAGGAGATGATGGTCCATTGAGATAGAAATGGTTGGAGACAATTTAATGCATCAATCGAGCCACTTGTTGTCAGGCTGtaaatatcaaaacataaatatatgtaGATAGAAAGCCCTGCATCAATGTATATATAATTGAGGTAATACTATAGGAAAATGCTGATTATAAGATGTTCTCtgtagtaaaaatatatttcaaaaacaataaataaacaaCTAGATTATTTTTTGcttctataattttttattcatttaactATTCGTTTTTTCAGGTACACCTATAACCCTGATCAGTTTGGATACCACCAAGTCagtttctctttctctccccTACATTTGTATGACACATACAACACGTATATATGCTGACATACACATGCccaatatatgcatatatatatctaaagcAAAATTGAATGTAATCATGAAGTGCAAGATATGAAATTAATAATGTGATTTTACGTACAACGTATCTTGCGCATGTCGACCACTTACATAATGCATGAAAACATGAGCACATGTATTGTGTTGTAAACATAGACAttgcttttctttttgaacCACACATAGACATTGCTTATGATTATGGTGATCGTATATACACATTCTACAGGCACTGTACAACACACAGTTGCAACAAGcacaatactatttttttttttttttttttttttttttgctaaattgtaaatatcataGATGAAAGAAAGATTTTACAAAGTAAAGACCTTAGTTCTGCACCGTCTTggcaaaaaagaataaaaacaagaTGGGACAAAGGGAATAACATCAACAAAAGATAGCTAAGCTAATCTAGTTTTATCTCAACCAAAGGGTCATGAGAGGCCTGAAGCGCTTGTTGTGTCTCCTGGAGGAAATGATGTTTCTGATCTCCCTGTCTATACCCTGAAACACAATAGACGGTGTAACTGATTTCTGGTTGTGGACCATATTGTTTCTCTGCTTCCAAACATGGTAAATAACTGACTGCACAGCTATCTTCCTTAACAGAGAAAGGGGTGAGGAAACTGGACTTCGGATCCAAGAGAGGAGCTCTGCCCAATCCGTGATCATTGTTCTTGGCGGGTGGCATCTGATGAAGACCTCTCTCCAAATGTTAGCAGTAAAATGACAGGAGAGCATTAGGTGATCTCTCGTTTCAACAGATGATGATGAACATAGAGCGCAGTTAGGGGAGACCGGAATGCCCCATGATGCCAGTCTAGACATTGTTGGTAACCTGTCCGCGTTCGCTATCCACATGTTGAAGGCCAGTTTTGGGACAGCACCTTTGAACCATACAACCTCAAACCAGTCCTTTGCATCTTGCCTTGGTCTCATCACCTCCCATGTTGCAGCCGAGCTGAAAACATTCAAAGAGGAATCACCAGCAATCCAAATATAAACATCATCAATATCAGAGTTTAAAGGCAGAGATATAGTAGTGAGGTGTGTGTGGAGGTCCACTTCCTGCTGGGATCTCGGATGAGGCAGGGACCAAGTGGCTTCTCTGATCGTGTCTGCGACGTGTGCATCTTTACGGACTCTCAGCGCTCTCGGACCCGCAGGTCCAATGTAGGTGATAAGTTGCCCGAAAGGAGTCCAAGTATCGTACCAGAAGCTAGTCTTTTTGCCATTCCCCAAAACAGAGAAGCAGAATTGAGCGGCCAGAGGGCGAAGCTTGAGCAGTCGCTTCCAAACCCAAGAGTCCGATTGAGAGGGGCTTAAGGTCCAAAAGGATCGCGTCGACAGGTGGATGTTTCTATGCCAATCCGCCCATAGTGATGTAGTAGAAGATAGCAAAATCCATATGAACTTAAGACACTGAACCTGGTTCCACACCAACAAATTACGTAGACCAAGACCCCCTTCTTCTTTGGGTAGACAAACAGTTAGCCAGTCAACCTTTGCGATACCCCTCTTGTCTAAGTTGCCAGACCAAAGAAACTTTGAACACAAGGATTCAATAGCCTTAATACAGCCTTTGGGAAGCATGAATGCTGAGGTCCAGAAGTTTACAGTGCCAAAGATGACTGTTTTCAATAACTGAAGGCGCCCAGCGAAAGATAAAAGTTTGACAGACCATGCTCTCATCCTCGCGGTGATCTTGTTTATCAACGGGGAGTACTCTGAGATTTTAAGCTTGCGCGCCATAAGGGGAAGCCCGAGATATCGTATAGGGAGAGCACCAGAGGTGAAACCATAACAGGCCATGGTTGCGGTTTCACGTTGGTCTAATCCCGAGGTGAATAACTCAGTCTTGGACATATTCATTTGTAAGCCCGACCAAGAAGCGAAATCATCCAGACATTCAGAGATTCCATGTAAGCTGTTTCCACTTCCATCAAAAAATAGCATCACATCATCTGCGAACATAAGGTGAGAGATCTTCAGCTGCTCTGTCTTCGGGTGATAGCCTATAAGGCCTGATTCATAGCGCGCAGCTAGTAGACGAGATAGACTTTCCATGGCAAGGACGAACAGATAAGGTGATAAGGGATCTCCCTGCCGGATCCCTTTCGTGCTCTTGAAGAAACCACCAGAAGCCCCATTAACGCAGACCGAGAAAGACGCGGTCGTAAGACACTCGGAGATAAGGCTGATGTAAGATTCCGGAATCGCTAGTGCACGGAGGGAGGCCAAGATAAAATCCCATCTAAGGCAATCGAAAGCCTTTCGCAAATCCACTTTAAGCATACCACGGGGGGAGGAGGTTTGAGTGTTGTAGCCATTTACTAGGTCGGTTGCGAGAAGAACATTCTCCGCAAGGAGCCTCCCCGGAAGAAACGCCGATTGTGACTTTGAGATCATGAGTGGTAGAATGTCAAGCAGCCTTGAAGCCAGAAGTTTAGATATAACCTTATAGACTGTGTTGAGGCATGAAATAGGTCTGAAATCAGAGGTGCTTGAGGCGTTTGGGATCTTTGGGATGAGCACAAGAGAAGCCGAGTTCCACTGCTTGAGGAGGCAGCCAGACTCAAAGAACTCTAAGATAGCATCAGTTACTTCCGGGCCAATAATCGACCACGTTGCTATGAAGAATTCCGCAGAGTAGCCGTCAGGTCCTCCCGTCTTGTTTTTGGGCATTGAGAAGAAGGCGTTTCTAATTTCCTCTGGAGTGAATTTCTTCTCAAAAACCGCAGCTTGATCAGCAGTACACCTAAAATCAAATAGAAGGTCGAGATCTGCTTGTTGAAACAGGGGGTGAGACACCGGGCCTCCGAGGAGGTTTGAGAAGTAATCTACACACAACTGCTGAATGCCCATTTGATCCTCTATGCGGTTTCCTGAGTCTCCCACCAGGAAGTGGATGTGGTTAACAGCCTGTCTGGACTCAGCATATCTGTGGAACAGCCTTGAATTACCATCCCCGAGAGCCAGCCATTTAATGCTGCAGCGCTGGAAGAAAAAAGCCGCTTCAGCATTTGAAAGTTCTTCCCATTCTTTGTAGGCTTGGATCTCAGCAGCGGCACAAGCACAATACTatcagcagcagcaacagctATATGGAGGAGGAGCcacatcaccatcatcatcagcaGCCATCATGCCTTCTCCTTACTATTACGGCTATTCTCTTCAAGCTCCTAGAGTGCCATaccaacatcatcatcatcttcctcaacCATATAACCCTCAACAACATCATCATCAACGGTTTACTTCTCCTTTCCTCGTTTACCCATCCAATTCTTCTTTTGCACCTCCACTCCAAGGACCACTATCTTCTTTCACTGGTGCGTACTTACCTTCTTTTGTTGTTTACGAATCCTGCATTTGAAATAAAAGATGATTTAAAAAGTGACATGAAATATAAGTAACATGGACTAATATATCCATTGctaattagtttaatttttagaaaGGGTATAAACATCTAAACATAGTCAACTTGTCTAAATATTTCACAAAGAAACAAATGTAACTATGCACATTATAAGTAAAAAAATAGGGATATGGGTTTCAACCATTTATGTGaagaaatagaaaagaaaaggagAGTGAATGATTGGAGAGAAGAGCCAATCAAGGATGCATGTGGAATGAGCTGTCTATTTTCAATATATTGGTATATGTGTCTCTTCTCCATCATCTGTCAATTTGGTCTCCATGCCAGTGAAGCCAACATACACTGTCAACATCTCtacacacacatatatgttTTGGACTGTGTGTGTTTTGTGTTTTATGCCAACAGTGATCATGCAATTAGTTTCTAATCAATTTAACGATCAAATACACTATTCTATAGAAAAAGCTGAAAAACTTTCATATGAATCAGACTAAACTGTAACTACTATCTAGTTTAATTCatcagtatatatttttaatcaatagttttttttcttctccagAATCTGAACCACCAGAACAAGTACTAGCAGAAGGCGAGGCAACAACAGCTGCTGCACCTGAAATCACAACGGGCAACAATAAAGAACCAATTTCTTCTTGATCTCTTGCGTTTTCCCAATTTGTACAATCTTCACATTTTTTATCTCTCTCTTCGCTGCACCTGAAATTACAAACACCTAATTCATTTATTTCTCAACCAGAGCTATGTGACTTGAGCCCCAAGAAGACGACCCAAGAGTCAAGACTGTCTATCTCTTTATAAGACTCTTGTCATAGTATTTATCTCCATATTTTTCTGAAGGAATCTATACAAACCGTGTCCTTCATGTTCTTCTTTTTCGTTATTTTCCATTCTAATAATTTCAACTTTATGCTATATGATTCATATTCTTGCTTTCtcctttatcttttttttactcCTTTATATCCCCTCAGTTTTTTTGGAGTTCCAAATTATGTAACCCAAGTGAGAAACAAAAAAGTTATGAATCATTGCAATTATGTATATCTTTTGAAAttgttaatttataacatttgAGTTAATTTCATTCAATGCCAGCACAATGCCACAATGGATACTGAGTGGCATTTTAGGAAACTAATGGACCTATAGTGAGCTTTTCAATTCCAACGGAGCTTCGGATACATAAGGCCCAATAATGTGAAGCCCATCTCGATATCCGTCAAGGATACACACGATGAGTGCAGTAGCCCTAGTCTTCCGGAGCATAACCATGTTTTGTAGCTCGTTATACTCATGAGAAGGTGACAATGACAGTGAGACGGTGGCGGTATTGTGTCACGAGCGAATGTtataaaaagaagagagaatgagAGGTGAGTAGTACACGTTTTCTAGagttatataaatacaaaaaatcttGTGTAAATGAGTTTTTTAAACAACTGTAACGTTTTTTTCCATCTTTGCGTGGCCGAATATCTCTTTCTCCAACAGTTAGCGTTACATATAGAATTGAAAATCTATGGCGACGGCGTATTAAACTATATTGCAAAAATACCCTTTAAAGAAACAGTCTACCTACCACTGGACCCACTTAAGCTCTCGTACTTACCGAACTCAAAAGCCCTTCACAATGTGATGACGTCAACTCAAAACTCTTCCTcaggtatataaatataaacacGTCCTGTCTCTCTTTAACCAAAACGACAAAACAATGGCACTCATGTACGGCGGCTTGAATCTCCCATCTACCAAACCGGCGATCCGCCACCGTCAACCGTTCTCCTCCTCCGCCTCTAGACCGGCATTCCTACGAATCTCCGCCGGTATAGATCCCAAGAATGAATCCATTACGTCAAAGACTCAGGCGGTGAAGAACCCCGTCGGGGTTAGTTTGAGTAAATCTAAATGGTCTCCGGAGACGTGGAAGGCGAAGACCGCGCTGCAGCAGCCGGAGTACCCGGATCAGAAGGAGCTGGACTCGGTTCTCAAGACGATCGAAGCCTTCCCGCCGATCGTGTTCGCCGGCGAAGCTAGGCTGCTCGAAGAGAGGCTAGGCCAAGCCGCCATGGGAGAAGCGTTTTTATTACAAGGAGGTGATTGTGCCGAGAGCTTCAAGGAGTTCAACGCTAACAACATCCGTGACACGTTCAGGATCATTCTCCAGATGGGTGCGGTTTTGATGTTTGGCGGTCAGGTTCCGGTTATCAAGGTAAACCGGTTTTAGATACATAAATTAAACGGTAATTAGATGATTAGGCGAATTAATTATTGGTTTAGGTTGGAAGAATGGCGGGTCAGTTTGCTAAGCCGAGATCAGACTCGTTTGAGGAGAGAGACGGTGTGAAGCTGCCGAGTTACAGAGGAGACAACATTAATGGAGATGCCTTTGATGCCAAGTCAAGGATCCCTGATCCACAGAGGATGGTCAGTGCCTATTGTCAATCTGCAGCTACTTTGAATCTGCTTAGAGCCTTTGCCACTGGTGGATACGCTGCTATGCAGAGAGTTACTCAGTGGAATCTTGATTTTGCTGAGCATAGTGAGCAAGGAGACAGGTAAAACTTAAGCCTGCTTTTGTCTCTAGCAAGTCTAGGATTGGTCCTGATTATAGGCAAGTGAAACATTGTCCTATGaccctaaaattttaaaagatggagtaatttatatgaatttagaaccccaaaattatttttaatttttttttaaaataagtttcTTTATAAATTGTCTATAGTCCTAAAATCTCAGGACTGGTCATGTTGGTGTTAGACATAacagactatatatatatatgttaagttCAAGTTCTATGTGTTTATTTGAGTGTGTTCCTTTTTGGG belongs to Brassica rapa cultivar Chiifu-401-42 chromosome A07, CAAS_Brap_v3.01, whole genome shotgun sequence and includes:
- the LOC103832309 gene encoding RNA-binding protein 24 isoform X1 — protein: MSQTSYYRSPFGDTTYTKVFVGGLAWETPTEEMRRYFDQFGEILEAVIITDKNTGKSKGYGFVTFREADSATRAVAEPNPVIDGRKANCNIASFGRPRPSPPRGRGQTGSPSQYQSGGPSAYTGMASPLPPAAAGHQLMYPSYGYTYNPDQFGYHQALYNTQLQQAQYYQQQQQLYGGGATSPSSSAAIMPSPYYYGYSLQAPRVPYQHHHHLPQPYNPQQHHHQRFTSPFLVYPSNSSFAPPLQGPLSSFTESEPPEQVLAEGEATTAAAPEITTGNNKEPISS
- the LOC103832309 gene encoding RNA-binding protein 24 isoform X2, with the translated sequence MSQTSYYRSPFGDTTYTKVFVGGLAWETPTEEMRRYFDQFGEILEAVIITDKNTGKSKGYGFVTFREADSATRAVAEPNPVIDGRKANCNIASFGRPRPSPPRGRGQTGSPSQYQSGGPSAYTGMASPLPPAAAGHQLMYPSYGYTYNPDQFGYHQALYNTQLQQAQYYQQQQQLYGGGATSPSSSAAIMPSPYYYGYSLQAPRVPYQHHHHLPQPYNPQQHHHQRFTSPFLVYPSNSSFAPPLQGPLSSFTESEPPEQVLAEGEATTAAAPEITTGNNKEPISS